Proteins encoded together in one Qingshengfaniella alkalisoli window:
- a CDS encoding cytochrome-c peroxidase yields MGRIAILIALLGGTAVSASDLALPEADAVFPEFSDAEIKLGQLLFYDPILSGSKEVSCASCHHPSLGTSDGLSLGLGDGAHGLGPERRADPDNLPEQRVPRNATALFNIGAPEFTVMFHDGRLEADASRPSGLRTPLEDEMVMGFDSVLSAQTMFPVLSPDEMAGHYTENDVARAVRQGFLTHEGGAWDIIASRVDDVPEYRERFDQVIGTDAPIRFTDISNALAAFITFEWRADDSPFDQFLRGGDPLPAEAVEGMALFYGEAGCSGCHSGQFQTDHRFHAIAMPQFGPGKAERFETHAKDIGRMRVTGDPSDAYKFRTPPLRNITMTAPYGHDGAYATLEAVVRHHLDPVSALQQYDITQAALPRLPNANDERVLSDPDEMAAIEAANELKRVKLPNDKLDQIIAFLETLTDPVAEDGRLGVPESVPSGLPVDQ; encoded by the coding sequence ATGGGACGCATCGCGATCCTGATTGCATTGCTCGGAGGGACGGCGGTTTCTGCGTCGGACCTCGCACTGCCTGAAGCGGATGCTGTATTCCCCGAATTCTCCGACGCGGAAATCAAGCTCGGCCAACTCCTGTTTTACGACCCGATTTTGAGCGGCAGCAAAGAGGTATCTTGCGCGTCATGCCATCACCCTTCGCTCGGCACGTCGGACGGATTGTCGCTTGGGCTGGGTGACGGCGCGCATGGGCTTGGTCCGGAACGGCGCGCCGACCCGGACAACCTTCCGGAGCAACGCGTGCCCCGAAATGCGACAGCGCTGTTCAACATAGGCGCACCAGAATTCACCGTGATGTTCCATGACGGACGGCTGGAGGCGGATGCGTCGCGTCCGTCCGGCTTACGAACCCCACTGGAAGACGAAATGGTCATGGGTTTCGATTCCGTCCTGTCAGCCCAGACGATGTTTCCCGTACTGTCACCCGATGAGATGGCCGGCCATTACACCGAAAACGACGTGGCAAGAGCGGTTCGCCAAGGCTTTCTGACCCATGAAGGCGGCGCCTGGGACATCATCGCAAGCCGTGTCGACGATGTTCCCGAGTACCGCGAACGCTTTGATCAGGTGATAGGCACGGATGCTCCGATCCGCTTTACCGACATCTCCAATGCGCTCGCTGCCTTCATTACGTTCGAGTGGCGCGCGGATGACAGCCCATTTGATCAGTTCCTGCGCGGTGGTGATCCGCTGCCCGCCGAAGCGGTCGAAGGAATGGCGCTCTTTTACGGCGAGGCCGGATGCAGCGGCTGCCATTCGGGGCAGTTCCAGACTGACCATCGGTTTCATGCCATCGCCATGCCGCAATTCGGCCCGGGAAAGGCAGAGAGGTTCGAAACCCACGCCAAGGATATCGGGCGGATGCGGGTGACCGGAGATCCGTCAGACGCCTACAAATTCCGCACACCACCGCTGCGCAACATTACGATGACCGCACCCTACGGCCATGACGGGGCATATGCGACGCTCGAAGCCGTGGTCCGACATCACCTGGACCCTGTTTCTGCCTTACAGCAGTATGACATCACGCAGGCCGCTCTGCCCCGTCTGCCCAACGCGAATGACGAACGTGTTCTCAGTGACCCTGACGAGATGGCCGCAATCGAAGCAGCAAACGAGTTGAAGCGGGTGAAGCTCCCGAACGATAAGCTGGATCAGATCATCGCGTTTCTGGAAACCCTGACTGACCCTGTCGCGGAAGACGGCCGCCTAGGTGTGCCAGAATCCGTCCCCAGCGGATTGCCCGTTGATCAATAG
- a CDS encoding CRTAC1 family protein, producing MRPEFLVFAVASLATGATADPVFERRSQGISHTYAGGWEHFIGGGVAVFDCNNDRMPDLFVAGGAEPARMFINSTGEIGAELAFTAHPLPDQELGGVTGAYPLDIDGDGLLDLAVLRVGANKLLKGGPDCSFSEFTNLGFQSGDRWTTAFSATWEQGQELPTLAFGNYVDRRDPNGPFEVCDDNMLYRPADGLYADGQPLTPGYCTLSVLFSDWGRRGRADLRVSNDRHYYVREGQEQMWAMESQPRLYTKEDGWREFKLWGMGIASRDLSGDGLPEIYLTSMGDQKLQSLEVSAAGPSYKDATYERGTTAHRPYLGDDGRPSTGWHVAFGDVTNDGRDDIFVAKGNVEQMPSSAMKDPNNLLIQQADGRFVEAGDSAGVATMERSRGGALVDMNMDGLLDLVVVNRRAPLEIYQNISQPEGHWLAVGLEQSGHNRNAVGAWIELDTGDAVIAREITVGGGHASGTLVPEHFGLGDVDTVRLRVIWPDGAASDWEQSGVDRAVLVGRDGDAIVVSDY from the coding sequence ATGCGGCCTGAATTTCTCGTCTTCGCGGTAGCATCGCTTGCGACCGGTGCCACGGCAGATCCGGTCTTCGAACGAAGATCCCAAGGCATATCCCACACCTATGCAGGAGGGTGGGAGCATTTCATTGGTGGCGGCGTCGCTGTGTTCGACTGCAACAATGATCGCATGCCCGATCTTTTTGTTGCTGGGGGCGCGGAGCCTGCGAGGATGTTCATCAACTCCACCGGCGAGATCGGAGCGGAGTTGGCCTTTACAGCGCATCCGTTACCGGATCAGGAATTGGGGGGTGTCACCGGCGCGTACCCGTTGGATATTGATGGCGACGGGCTCTTGGACCTCGCTGTTCTGCGCGTCGGCGCGAACAAACTGTTGAAAGGTGGACCGGATTGCAGCTTCTCGGAGTTCACCAATCTGGGATTCCAAAGCGGTGATCGCTGGACGACGGCGTTCTCGGCGACATGGGAACAAGGGCAGGAGCTACCTACCCTCGCATTCGGAAACTACGTGGATCGCCGTGATCCCAATGGGCCCTTTGAAGTGTGTGACGATAACATGCTCTATCGTCCAGCGGATGGGCTCTATGCAGATGGGCAACCTCTGACTCCCGGCTACTGTACCTTGTCGGTTTTGTTCAGCGATTGGGGGCGTCGCGGTCGTGCCGATCTGCGTGTGTCCAATGATCGCCACTACTACGTGCGCGAGGGGCAGGAACAGATGTGGGCGATGGAAAGCCAGCCAAGGCTTTACACCAAGGAAGACGGTTGGCGTGAATTCAAGCTATGGGGCATGGGCATAGCCAGCCGGGATCTGAGCGGCGACGGATTGCCGGAAATCTACCTGACGTCGATGGGAGATCAGAAACTCCAGTCGTTGGAGGTGAGCGCGGCAGGGCCGTCCTACAAGGACGCAACCTATGAGCGGGGTACCACGGCGCACCGGCCATATTTGGGCGATGACGGACGGCCTTCGACCGGCTGGCATGTCGCGTTCGGCGACGTGACCAATGACGGGCGTGACGATATTTTCGTGGCGAAAGGCAATGTCGAGCAGATGCCTTCGAGCGCGATGAAGGATCCAAACAACCTGTTGATCCAGCAAGCGGATGGACGTTTCGTCGAGGCCGGCGATAGCGCAGGTGTCGCCACGATGGAACGGAGCAGGGGTGGTGCTCTGGTGGATATGAACATGGATGGCTTGCTGGATCTTGTCGTGGTCAACCGCCGTGCGCCACTGGAAATTTACCAGAACATATCGCAACCGGAGGGGCACTGGCTCGCCGTCGGACTTGAACAGTCGGGCCACAATAGGAACGCGGTTGGGGCATGGATCGAACTGGATACTGGCGATGCGGTGATCGCGAGAGAAATCACTGTAGGCGGCGGTCATGCCAGTGGAACGCTGGTGCCGGAACATTTCGGTTTGGGTGATGTCGATACCGTCCGGCTGCGCGTGATCTGGCCTGATGGCGCGGCAAGTGACTGGGAACAATCCGGGGTCGATCGTGCGGTGCTGGTTGGACGCGACGGTGACGCGATTGTGGTCAGCGACTATTGA
- a CDS encoding ROK family transcriptional regulator, with the protein MIRDPRGQGRRLLLSQIRKSGKIARVDLARNTGISQATVTAITAELIREGLIEETERVMDGRDVRRGRPRVDLKLRGDSHRVAGIKVADSSLSVVVLDFEGRLLAEHLVQIDRRAYGTAEIVSQVQRALSEAAGIAGLRASDISGVGIGLAGFMDADNGIAHWSPSLTDRNVPLRDILQESLNIPVFLDNDVNLVAMAELYFGQGRNIDDFIVVTIESGVGAGIVIGGQLYRGARGYGGEFGHVKVQLDGALCRCGQRGCLEAYVADYALLREASVSTRFVETEQNAQRIHKLIDAARNGDATARTIIERAGRMFALGLANLVNMFDPELIIMSGERMQFDFLYAEEVMDSIAEQTVHSDMRPPEVVIHKWGDMMWAKGAAAFAIDGVAELAMEGMDGNAA; encoded by the coding sequence ATGATCCGAGATCCCAGAGGCCAAGGCCGACGTTTACTACTGTCGCAAATTCGTAAATCCGGCAAGATCGCCCGCGTTGACCTTGCGCGGAACACGGGGATCAGTCAGGCGACGGTTACGGCGATTACGGCCGAACTGATCCGTGAAGGGCTGATCGAAGAAACCGAGCGCGTGATGGACGGTCGCGATGTGCGCCGTGGGCGTCCGAGGGTGGACTTGAAACTACGCGGCGATTCGCATCGCGTGGCGGGGATCAAGGTCGCGGACAGCTCGCTTTCCGTCGTCGTGCTGGATTTCGAGGGGCGCCTGCTTGCGGAGCATCTCGTTCAGATTGATCGCCGGGCCTATGGAACAGCTGAAATCGTCTCTCAGGTCCAACGCGCACTTTCCGAGGCCGCGGGTATTGCAGGGTTACGAGCCAGTGACATTTCTGGCGTAGGCATCGGACTGGCCGGGTTTATGGACGCCGACAACGGGATTGCACATTGGTCACCCAGCCTGACGGATCGCAACGTTCCGTTGCGGGATATCTTGCAGGAAAGCCTGAACATTCCCGTGTTTCTGGACAACGATGTCAATCTTGTCGCCATGGCGGAGCTGTATTTCGGGCAAGGGCGCAACATCGATGACTTCATCGTGGTCACCATCGAAAGCGGCGTGGGCGCCGGGATCGTGATCGGCGGACAGCTTTATCGTGGTGCACGCGGTTATGGGGGTGAGTTCGGCCATGTTAAGGTGCAGTTGGACGGAGCGCTATGTCGATGCGGCCAGCGCGGATGCCTTGAGGCCTATGTCGCCGATTATGCGCTTTTGCGCGAGGCATCGGTCAGCACACGGTTTGTCGAGACCGAGCAGAACGCGCAACGTATACACAAGTTGATCGACGCGGCGCGCAACGGAGATGCCACAGCCCGCACCATCATCGAACGTGCGGGGCGGATGTTCGCACTTGGCTTGGCCAACCTGGTCAATATGTTCGACCCCGAACTGATCATCATGTCGGGCGAGCGGATGCAATTCGACTTCCTGTATGCTGAAGAAGTCATGGACAGCATCGCCGAACAGACCGTGCATTCGGACATGCGCCCGCCCGAGGTCGTTATCCACAAATGGGGCGATATGATGTGGGCCAAGGGGGCGGCTGCCTTCGCGATTGACGGTGTGGCGGAGCTTGCGATGGAAGGCATGGATGGCAATGCGGCCTGA
- a CDS encoding sugar ABC transporter permease: MTDTSSAPHSQKKKNLVDVLELDTRLLGMIGAFIILCIGFNLFTDGRFLSARNIFNLTIQTVSVAIMATGMVFVIVTRHIDLSVGSLLATCSAVMAVMQTDILPNMLGLGLNNPITAPVTIVVGVLVGVAIGAFNGWLIGYLTVPAFIVTLGGLLVWRNVAWYLTSGQTIGPLDQNFMKFGGINGTLGETWSWVVGVVLALAAIAALFSSRRNKKAHDFPVKPLWAEGLLAAIMSVAILGFVWILNSYDIPSRRLERLFEARGEVMPEGFTTGYGIPISVLLLIAIAIVMTLVAKRTRLGRYIFATGGNPDAAELSGINTRLLTVKIFAIMGALCAISAVVASARLANHSNDIGTLDELRVIAAAVIGGTALAGGIGTIHGAILGALIMQSLQSGMAMVGVDAPFQNIVVGAVLVLAVLVDIIYRKRTGART; this comes from the coding sequence ATGACCGACACCAGCTCCGCGCCGCATTCCCAAAAGAAGAAAAATCTTGTGGACGTGTTGGAACTCGACACGCGACTTCTGGGGATGATCGGTGCTTTCATCATACTATGCATCGGATTCAACCTGTTCACCGATGGTCGCTTTCTGAGCGCACGCAACATTTTCAACCTGACGATCCAGACCGTATCCGTCGCGATCATGGCGACCGGGATGGTCTTCGTCATCGTCACGCGGCACATCGATCTGAGCGTCGGTTCGCTTCTGGCCACCTGCTCGGCGGTCATGGCGGTCATGCAAACCGACATCCTGCCCAACATGCTCGGTCTTGGCCTGAACAATCCCATCACGGCCCCGGTGACAATCGTTGTTGGTGTGTTGGTCGGTGTCGCAATCGGCGCGTTCAATGGCTGGCTGATCGGCTATCTGACGGTTCCTGCCTTCATCGTGACGCTCGGAGGTTTGCTGGTCTGGCGAAACGTAGCTTGGTACCTGACGAGCGGTCAGACAATTGGCCCACTTGATCAGAACTTCATGAAATTCGGTGGCATCAACGGTACACTGGGTGAAACATGGTCCTGGGTCGTAGGCGTAGTGCTAGCACTTGCGGCCATCGCAGCCCTGTTCAGTTCACGCCGGAACAAGAAGGCGCACGACTTCCCCGTCAAGCCACTTTGGGCTGAAGGGCTGCTCGCCGCGATCATGTCGGTTGCGATTCTTGGCTTCGTATGGATTTTGAATTCCTATGACATTCCCTCCCGACGTCTGGAGCGCCTCTTCGAGGCGCGCGGTGAGGTCATGCCCGAAGGCTTCACGACCGGCTACGGCATTCCGATTTCGGTACTGCTGCTGATCGCGATTGCCATTGTCATGACGTTGGTTGCCAAACGCACGCGGCTGGGACGCTACATCTTCGCCACGGGTGGCAATCCCGATGCTGCGGAACTGTCCGGCATCAACACCCGGCTTCTGACCGTCAAGATCTTCGCGATCATGGGTGCGCTCTGCGCGATCTCTGCGGTCGTCGCCTCGGCACGTCTGGCAAACCACTCCAACGACATCGGCACGCTGGATGAGCTTCGCGTCATCGCCGCGGCCGTCATTGGCGGCACGGCGCTGGCGGGTGGGATCGGCACGATCCACGGGGCAATCCTCGGCGCACTGATAATGCAGTCATTGCAGTCAGGCATGGCTATGGTCGGTGTTGATGCACCGTTCCAGAACATCGTTGTGGGCGCCGTGCTCGTTCTCGCCGTGTTGGTCGACATCATCTATCGCAAGCGGACGGGAGCAAGAACATGA
- the xylF gene encoding D-xylose ABC transporter substrate-binding protein — translation MKLTTTVAIAALSVSASAAFAQDLTVGVSWSNFQEERWKTDEAAIKGALDEAGAAYVSTDAQSSSSKQLSDVESMIAQGVDALIILAQDSDAIRPAVQAAADEGIPVVGYDRLIEDPRAFYLTFDNVEVGRMQARAVLEQAPEGNYVMIKGSPTDPNADFLRGGQQEVLQEAIDSGAITIVGEAYTDGWLPANAQRNMEQILTANDNNVDAVVASNDGTAGGAVAALTAQGMQGIPVSGQDGDHAALNRIAQGTQTVSVWKDARELGKAAGEIAVAMANGTAMGDVDGAAEWTSPAGTTLTAKFLEPVPVTADNLTAVVDAGWIEQDALCQGVENGPAPCN, via the coding sequence ATGAAACTCACCACAACAGTAGCGATTGCCGCGCTAAGTGTTTCGGCCTCTGCCGCATTTGCGCAGGACCTGACAGTTGGCGTCAGCTGGTCGAACTTTCAAGAAGAGCGCTGGAAAACCGACGAAGCAGCCATCAAGGGCGCGCTGGATGAAGCCGGTGCCGCCTATGTATCGACCGACGCGCAAAGTTCTTCCAGCAAACAGCTTTCCGATGTCGAAAGCATGATCGCCCAAGGCGTTGACGCGCTTATCATCCTGGCACAGGATTCCGATGCTATTCGTCCCGCCGTTCAGGCCGCCGCGGATGAAGGAATCCCGGTCGTCGGCTATGATCGCCTGATCGAAGATCCGCGTGCCTTCTACCTGACCTTCGACAACGTCGAGGTTGGCCGCATGCAGGCCCGCGCCGTTCTGGAACAGGCGCCGGAAGGCAACTACGTCATGATCAAGGGCTCGCCCACGGACCCAAACGCCGACTTCCTTCGTGGCGGTCAGCAGGAAGTTCTGCAGGAAGCCATTGATTCCGGCGCTATCACAATCGTCGGCGAAGCTTACACCGATGGCTGGCTACCTGCGAACGCGCAGCGCAACATGGAACAGATCCTGACCGCTAACGACAACAATGTCGATGCGGTGGTTGCATCTAATGACGGCACCGCGGGTGGCGCTGTTGCCGCGCTGACTGCACAAGGCATGCAGGGTATCCCGGTATCTGGTCAGGACGGTGACCATGCCGCGCTGAACCGTATCGCACAGGGCACTCAAACCGTGTCCGTCTGGAAAGACGCACGCGAACTGGGCAAGGCCGCTGGTGAAATCGCCGTCGCGATGGCCAATGGTACCGCGATGGGCGATGTGGACGGCGCGGCCGAGTGGACCTCGCCCGCCGGGACGACACTGACCGCAAAGTTTCTTGAGCCGGTCCCTGTCACCGCCGACAACCTGACCGCCGTCGTTGACGCAGGTTGGATCGAACAGGATGCACTTTGCCAAGGCGTCGAAAACGGCCCTGCACCCTGCAACTAA
- the xylA gene encoding xylose isomerase: MSTGFFDGIDAITYEGPDSTNPMAFHHYNPDEVVAGKRLEDHLRFAVAYWHSFAWEGGDPFGGRTFDRPWYPQDNMDLAKLKADVAFEMFEILGNPFYCWHDADIRPEGDNFAESLKNFEAIIDYFAQKMESSKVKLLWGTANMFSNRRWMSGASTNPDPDVFAYSAATVKACMDATQKLGGANYVLWGGREGYETLLNTDMKQELDHMGRFLNMVVDYKHKIGFEGQILVEPKPQEPSKHQYDYDAATCYGFLQKYGLENEVKLNLEQGHAILAGHSFEHELATAAALGVLGSIDMNRNDYQSGWDTDQFPNNVPEVALAYYHVLKAGGFTQGGTNFDAKLRRQSLDAEDLIASHIGGMDICARGLKAAAAMLEDGGLEDALKDRYAGWEKPEAKAMLDSSLDAIFDRVVSENINPQPQSGRQEVLENYVNRFV, encoded by the coding sequence ATGAGCACAGGATTTTTCGACGGCATCGACGCCATCACATACGAAGGCCCCGACAGCACGAACCCGATGGCCTTCCATCACTATAACCCGGACGAAGTCGTAGCGGGCAAGCGGCTGGAGGACCATCTGCGCTTCGCGGTCGCCTACTGGCACAGCTTCGCGTGGGAAGGTGGCGACCCATTTGGCGGCCGCACATTCGACCGCCCATGGTATCCGCAGGACAATATGGATCTTGCCAAGCTGAAAGCCGATGTGGCGTTCGAGATGTTCGAGATCCTCGGCAATCCGTTCTACTGCTGGCATGACGCGGATATCCGACCCGAAGGTGACAACTTCGCCGAGAGCCTGAAGAACTTCGAAGCAATCATCGACTACTTTGCCCAGAAGATGGAAAGCAGCAAGGTGAAGCTGCTTTGGGGCACGGCGAACATGTTCTCCAACCGCCGCTGGATGTCCGGTGCCTCCACAAACCCCGACCCCGATGTGTTCGCCTATTCCGCTGCGACCGTGAAGGCCTGCATGGACGCGACCCAGAAGCTGGGCGGTGCAAACTATGTGCTGTGGGGTGGTCGCGAAGGCTACGAGACGCTTCTGAACACCGACATGAAACAGGAGCTGGACCATATGGGCCGTTTCCTGAACATGGTGGTGGACTACAAGCACAAGATCGGCTTCGAGGGTCAGATCCTTGTCGAACCCAAGCCGCAAGAACCGTCCAAGCACCAGTATGACTACGACGCTGCGACCTGCTACGGCTTCTTGCAGAAATACGGGCTGGAAAACGAGGTAAAGCTGAACCTCGAACAGGGCCACGCCATTCTGGCCGGTCACAGCTTCGAGCATGAACTCGCCACCGCCGCCGCGCTGGGTGTGCTGGGGTCCATCGACATGAACCGCAACGATTATCAGTCAGGCTGGGACACCGACCAATTCCCGAACAACGTGCCGGAAGTTGCGCTGGCTTATTACCACGTCCTAAAGGCGGGCGGCTTCACGCAAGGCGGCACCAACTTCGACGCCAAGCTGCGCCGCCAGTCGCTCGACGCAGAAGACCTGATCGCCAGCCACATCGGCGGGATGGACATCTGCGCTCGCGGCCTGAAAGCTGCTGCCGCGATGCTGGAAGACGGCGGATTGGAAGACGCGCTGAAGGATCGCTACGCTGGCTGGGAGAAACCCGAAGCGAAAGCAATGCTGGACAGTTCGCTTGACGCCATCTTCGACCGGGTTGTATCCGAGAACATCAACCCGCAGCCGCAATCGGGACGCCAGGAAGTTCTGGAAAATTACGTCAATCGGTTCGTCTGA
- the xylB gene encoding xylulokinase: protein MFLGLDLGTSGLRALLATVDGDILASAEQAYPVNHPHSGWSEQDPNDWVRALGAAAAELKANHPTEFAALKGIAISGHMHGATLLDENGQVLRPCILWNDTRSHVEAAQLDQTPGVRDLSGNIVFPGFTAPKLAWVRKHEPDTFARVAKVLLPKDYLGHWLTGKYISDMSDSAGTSWLDVGARDWSEELLSASGMRRDQMPDLVEGSDVAGRIRPDLAREWGVSEDVVIAGGGGDNAVAACGVGTLREGDGFVSLGTSGVLLAAKDSFAPKPGSAVHTFCHAIPGTWYQMGVILAATDSLNWLSRNLDHSAADLSAMVGNTISGPGSVRFLPYLSGERTPHNDSAIRGALIGLDIGTGQKELTQAVMEGVGFALRDSLEALKSTGTELNRLLAIGGGSQSRYWVEMLATLLNLPVDLPEKGEFGAALGAVRLAICAATGAAPETVMTAPKVAGTIEPRGDLTAAYDEAYQKFRATYPAIKAIQ from the coding sequence ATGTTTCTAGGATTGGATTTGGGCACCTCGGGCCTGCGCGCACTGCTGGCCACGGTCGACGGCGATATCCTTGCATCAGCCGAGCAAGCCTACCCTGTCAACCATCCCCATTCGGGGTGGAGCGAACAGGATCCGAACGACTGGGTGCGTGCCCTGGGCGCTGCGGCGGCAGAGCTGAAGGCAAACCACCCGACGGAGTTCGCCGCGCTGAAGGGCATCGCAATTTCGGGCCACATGCACGGGGCCACATTGCTGGATGAAAATGGACAGGTGCTTCGGCCCTGCATCCTGTGGAACGATACGCGCAGCCATGTCGAGGCTGCTCAGTTGGACCAAACCCCCGGCGTGCGCGACCTGTCCGGCAATATCGTCTTTCCGGGCTTCACCGCTCCGAAGCTCGCATGGGTCCGAAAACACGAACCGGATACATTCGCCAGAGTCGCGAAAGTCCTGCTACCCAAAGATTACCTCGGCCACTGGCTAACAGGGAAATATATCTCCGACATGTCCGACAGCGCAGGCACATCCTGGCTGGATGTCGGCGCGCGCGACTGGTCGGAAGAATTGCTGTCGGCATCAGGCATGCGCCGCGACCAGATGCCGGATCTCGTCGAGGGATCCGACGTCGCGGGAAGGATTCGTCCGGACCTGGCCCGCGAATGGGGCGTGTCGGAAGATGTGGTGATCGCGGGCGGCGGCGGCGACAACGCTGTGGCGGCTTGCGGTGTGGGAACGCTGCGTGAAGGCGATGGGTTTGTGTCACTTGGCACCTCAGGCGTTCTGCTGGCCGCCAAGGACAGTTTCGCGCCCAAGCCGGGCTCTGCAGTTCACACCTTCTGCCATGCTATTCCCGGCACTTGGTACCAGATGGGCGTTATTCTTGCCGCGACCGATAGTTTGAACTGGTTGTCCCGCAATCTTGACCACAGCGCCGCCGATCTGTCCGCAATGGTGGGCAACACGATCTCCGGCCCCGGAAGCGTGCGGTTCCTGCCCTATCTTTCGGGCGAACGGACCCCGCATAATGACAGCGCCATCCGGGGGGCACTGATCGGGCTGGACATCGGAACCGGCCAGAAAGAGCTGACCCAAGCGGTCATGGAGGGCGTAGGATTTGCGCTGCGCGATAGCCTTGAGGCGCTGAAATCCACCGGCACCGAATTAAACCGCCTACTGGCAATCGGCGGTGGGTCCCAATCCCGCTATTGGGTGGAGATGCTGGCCACGTTGCTGAACCTGCCGGTCGATCTGCCCGAGAAAGGCGAATTCGGCGCTGCCCTCGGCGCGGTCCGGCTGGCCATTTGCGCGGCCACCGGTGCCGCCCCTGAAACCGTGATGACCGCGCCCAAGGTGGCGGGCACCATCGAGCCGCGCGGGGATCTGACAGCGGCCTATGACGAGGCCTATCAGAAGTTCCGCGCAACCTACCCTGCAATAAAGGCGATCCAATGA